A single window of Montipora capricornis isolate CH-2021 chromosome 14, ASM3666992v2, whole genome shotgun sequence DNA harbors:
- the LOC138032025 gene encoding cannabinoid receptor type 1B-like, translating into MVMVRNPLRCFKRVFSVHLAFISAMDLFVGLVVCPAQAVARFLCVFSDRSIPQEGEIVHVLTYLGINGSILLVTAMSIDRFVAVIFPHTYRQRMKRKTAVVCNSCIIVFSSIFASLQLTNISKDVYIAIDIHLHTTFPLSTTSVAYLAIFYFLKKQSRVAVQRQATMPSNTSLNDRKRERAAKMENKIATTSFLILVFLILSLIPYFAVMVVGIHCESCAKQNWFFIVSQSSTAILFLNSVVNPFLASFRINELKKSCAAVLGLTKEDDETAGARLSSVTVPMQ; encoded by the coding sequence ATGGTGATGGTGAGAAATCCTTTGCGATGCTTCAAGAGAGTGTTTTCAGTGCACCTGGCGTTCATATCAGCAATGGATCTTTTCGTTGGGCTTGTGGTTTGCCCTGCACAAGCCGTGGCGAGATTTCTGTGCGTGTTCAGCGATCGAAGTATTCCACAAGAAGGGGAAATCGTTCATGTATTAACCTACCTCGGAATCAACGGCTCAATCCTGTTAGTGACCGCGATGTCGATCGATCGCTTCGTAGCTGTAATTTTTCCTCACACATATCGACAAAGAATGAAACGGAAGACAGCCGTTGTTTGCAACTCGTGCATTATTGTTTTCTCGTCCATCTTTGCCTCACTTCAGCTAACCAACATTTCAAAAGATGTCTACATTGCCATTGACATACATTTACACACCACGTTCCCTCTGTCCACGACTTCTGTAGCCTATCTCGCAATCTTCTACTTTTTGAAGAAGCAATCGCGAGTTGCTGTTCAGAGACAAGCCACCATGCCAAGCAACACTTCTTTGAACGACAGGAAACGAGAAAGGGCAgccaaaatggaaaataaaattgcGACAACGTCATTTCTCATTTTGGTGTTTCTTATTCTTTCGCTAATTCCGTATTTTGCTGTCATGGTTGTAGGGATCCACTGTGAAAGCTGCGCAAAACAAAATTGGTTCTTCATCGTCAGTCAATCATCCACGGCCATCCTGTTTCTGAACTCTGTGGTTAATCCTTTCTTGGCGTCTTTTCGCATCAACGAATTGAAGAAATCCTGCGCGGCCGTGCTCGGCTTGACAAAAGAAGATGACGAAACAGCAGGCGCAAGGCTGTCTTCGGTAACAGTGCCCATGCAATAA